The following are from one region of the Nocardioides marmotae genome:
- a CDS encoding sulfatase family protein, with protein MLRRVLVLLAIVLGVSVLVTTALASPKRQDVPRQVEQTTPTAGQRSGMNSQGYEYERPRHRPEARRADDDRPNIVLITTDDQALTDMRWMPKTRRWLGRGGVTFRNMISPHPLCCPARAEILTGQFAQNNGVHTNAGPYGGAGALVDPDNTLASWLQKSGYLVGMSGKYLNQYDATQGVPDGWDYWNVATTNQFGYLRYPMYGNGEPTFHATEYSSDVIRDDTVRLVEQWSEADQPFFIWASYYAPHGLCADAAGCAKPPLPAPRHRHLYPNAAAPSLRKPSFDEDDVRDKSHEIRKRDKVGRRSATYLHRQRIRSLAAVDQGVDRTFKALRKAGELDDTVVVFTSDNGYLLGEHRYRGKILPYEESIRVPLLVRGPGVPKGATRDQTVTTVDLAPTVLELAEVEPGRVVDGRSILPFVRDRDRRRTDTDILIQAGGRPDETPTPWWYRGVRNERWTFVRWSEQGFLELYDNRRDRYQLQNLAYDARHRPVVREMLRRLKVLRDCAGEECRVDLGPPPRPRT; from the coding sequence GTGCTTCGACGTGTCCTCGTCCTCCTGGCGATCGTGCTCGGCGTCAGCGTGCTGGTGACGACCGCGCTCGCCTCCCCGAAGCGCCAGGACGTGCCTCGGCAGGTCGAGCAGACGACGCCCACGGCCGGCCAGCGCTCGGGGATGAACTCCCAGGGCTATGAGTACGAGCGCCCGCGGCACCGGCCCGAGGCCCGGCGCGCCGACGACGACCGGCCGAACATCGTGCTCATCACCACCGACGACCAGGCCCTCACCGACATGCGGTGGATGCCGAAGACCCGTCGCTGGCTCGGCCGCGGCGGGGTGACGTTCCGCAACATGATCTCCCCGCACCCGCTGTGCTGCCCGGCGCGCGCGGAGATCCTCACCGGCCAGTTCGCGCAGAACAACGGCGTCCACACCAACGCCGGTCCCTACGGCGGCGCCGGCGCGCTCGTCGACCCCGACAACACCCTGGCCTCGTGGCTGCAGAAGTCCGGCTACCTGGTCGGGATGAGCGGGAAGTACCTCAACCAGTACGACGCCACCCAGGGCGTGCCGGACGGCTGGGACTACTGGAACGTCGCCACGACCAACCAGTTCGGCTACCTGCGCTACCCGATGTACGGCAACGGGGAGCCGACCTTCCACGCCACCGAGTACTCCAGCGACGTCATCCGCGACGACACCGTCCGGCTCGTCGAGCAGTGGTCGGAGGCCGACCAGCCGTTCTTCATCTGGGCCTCCTACTACGCCCCCCACGGCCTGTGCGCCGACGCCGCCGGCTGCGCCAAGCCGCCGCTGCCGGCCCCGCGGCACCGCCACCTGTACCCGAACGCGGCCGCCCCGTCGCTGCGCAAGCCGTCCTTCGACGAGGACGACGTGCGCGACAAGAGCCACGAGATCCGCAAGCGCGACAAGGTCGGGCGCCGCTCGGCGACGTACCTCCACCGCCAGCGGATCCGCTCGCTCGCCGCGGTCGACCAGGGCGTCGACCGGACCTTCAAGGCGCTGCGCAAGGCCGGCGAGCTCGACGACACGGTCGTGGTCTTCACCTCCGACAACGGCTACCTGCTCGGCGAGCACCGCTACCGCGGCAAGATCCTCCCCTACGAGGAGTCGATCCGGGTGCCGCTGCTGGTCCGCGGCCCCGGCGTGCCGAAGGGCGCCACCCGCGACCAGACCGTCACCACGGTCGACCTCGCCCCGACCGTGCTCGAGCTGGCCGAGGTGGAGCCGGGCCGGGTGGTCGACGGCCGCTCGATCCTGCCGTTCGTGCGCGACCGGGACCGCCGCCGTACCGACACCGACATCCTCATCCAGGCCGGCGGCCGCCCCGACGAGACGCCGACCCCGTGGTGGTACCGCGGCGTCCGCAACGAGCGGTGGACCTTCGTGCGGTGGAGCGAGCAGGGCTTCCTCGAGCTCTACGACAACCGGCGGGACCGCTACCAGCTCCAGAACCTCGCGTACGACGCCCGCCACCGGCCCGTGGTGCGCGAGATGCTGCGTCGCCTCAAGGTCCTCCGCGACTGCGCCGGCGAGGAGTGCCGGGTCGACCTCGGTCCGCCCCCGCGGCCCCGGACGTGA
- a CDS encoding LCP family protein, producing MPDEQPAQPEPSQPGPSRAEARRKPDTRGRSGRRKGRPRRRHTVARVLGATVVVLAMVTGLSVVFLYRSLNGDLNVDDLDPQLGTDRPTAAPVEGPQDPLNILVMGDDTREGAGNDIDQEAGGGSDTTILFHLSADRENAYGVSIPRDTLVDRPECYTEDGDTIPAESGAMWNVAYSVGGPACTMRQFEQLTGIKLDNYVVVDFQGFQDMVDAIDGVEVCIPEDISDPAHGINIPAGTREIEGKEALNYVRARYTLGDGSDIGRIKRQQAFIAAMAKKVVSGNVLARPDRVVNFLGAAIDSLTTDFENLWQLGKVGYSFQHIGLDNIKFITVPFQYSEVDPGRVEWLPEAERLWQRVINDEPLSRRLQAGVITAGDVPGTSNPGEGSGGAGPDDGPSGSASPDVDPERAAELEAAGLCA from the coding sequence ATGCCCGACGAGCAGCCCGCGCAACCCGAGCCGTCCCAGCCCGGCCCATCGCGGGCCGAGGCGCGCCGCAAGCCCGACACCCGCGGCCGGTCCGGTCGCCGCAAGGGCCGCCCCCGTCGGCGACACACCGTCGCCCGCGTGCTCGGCGCCACCGTCGTGGTGCTCGCGATGGTCACCGGCCTCTCGGTGGTCTTCCTCTACCGCTCGCTCAACGGCGACCTCAACGTCGACGACCTCGACCCCCAGCTCGGCACCGACCGCCCCACCGCCGCGCCGGTCGAGGGCCCGCAGGACCCGCTGAACATCCTGGTCATGGGCGACGACACCCGCGAGGGCGCCGGCAACGACATCGACCAGGAGGCCGGTGGCGGGTCGGACACCACGATCCTCTTCCACCTCTCCGCGGACCGGGAGAACGCCTACGGCGTGAGCATCCCGCGCGACACCCTCGTCGACCGCCCCGAGTGCTACACCGAGGACGGCGACACGATCCCCGCCGAGAGCGGGGCGATGTGGAACGTCGCCTACTCCGTGGGCGGGCCCGCCTGCACGATGCGGCAGTTCGAGCAGCTGACCGGCATCAAGCTCGACAACTACGTGGTCGTGGACTTCCAGGGCTTCCAGGACATGGTCGATGCGATCGACGGCGTCGAGGTCTGCATCCCCGAGGACATCTCCGACCCCGCGCACGGCATCAACATCCCGGCCGGCACCCGCGAGATCGAGGGCAAGGAGGCGCTCAACTACGTGCGCGCCCGCTACACCCTCGGCGACGGCTCGGACATCGGCCGGATCAAGCGGCAGCAGGCGTTCATCGCGGCCATGGCCAAGAAGGTCGTCTCCGGCAACGTGCTGGCCCGGCCCGACCGGGTCGTGAACTTCCTCGGCGCGGCGATCGACTCGCTGACCACCGACTTCGAGAACCTCTGGCAGCTCGGGAAGGTCGGCTACAGCTTCCAGCACATCGGGCTCGACAACATCAAGTTCATCACCGTGCCGTTCCAGTACAGCGAGGTCGACCCGGGACGGGTCGAGTGGCTGCCCGAGGCCGAGCGCCTCTGGCAGCGGGTGATCAACGACGAGCCGCTGAGCCGCCGTCTCCAGGCCGGCGTGATCACCGCGGGCGACGTCCCCGGCACCAGCAACCCCGGCGAGGGCTCCGGCGGCGCCGGCCCCGACGACGGTCCGTCCGGCAGCGCCTCGCCCGATGTCGACCCCGAGCGCGCCGCCGAGCTCGAGGCCGCCGGTCTGTGCGCATGA
- a CDS encoding CoA transferase, with protein MDTPADTAAGRWWAGSGPLDVERLAGEAVGEVCAAAADLAARRGSALGSITTTPALVAAAFAAPDHLRIDGREGEGWAPLSGFVEARDGWVRLHANYPHHAEALRSALEVEDRAQLTEVVAAMAAEDVEARVVGAGGIATVVRTAAAWAQHPHGAATAAEPWSTVEPHAERRPLPRTTGLPLDGVRVLDLTRVIAGPTCSQVLACLGADVLRLDPPHRPELIDQYLSNGMGKRSAEVDLATAGAEVRRLLTRADVVLLGYRPGSLARFGFDPRSLLERDPTLVVGSLSAWGEEGPWGHHPGFDSIVQAASGIADAYGRDGRPGALPVQALDHATGYLLAARVLTLLARGRGGLVRASLLGAARTLLDLPRPVAEPAEPVADLPVPTVTVDSPHGRLTVVPPPFLLDGRTAGRAVGGYGAAPLSWA; from the coding sequence ATGGACACCCCAGCCGACACCGCAGCGGGGCGTTGGTGGGCCGGTAGCGGCCCCCTCGACGTCGAGCGGCTCGCCGGGGAGGCCGTCGGCGAGGTCTGCGCGGCCGCCGCCGACCTCGCGGCTCGACGCGGATCGGCCCTCGGCAGCATCACGACGACGCCCGCGCTCGTGGCCGCCGCGTTCGCGGCCCCCGACCACCTGCGCATCGACGGCCGGGAGGGCGAGGGCTGGGCGCCGCTCTCGGGCTTCGTCGAGGCCCGGGACGGCTGGGTCCGGCTGCACGCCAACTACCCGCACCACGCCGAGGCCCTGCGCAGCGCCCTGGAGGTCGAGGACCGCGCGCAGCTGACCGAGGTGGTCGCCGCGATGGCCGCCGAGGACGTCGAGGCGCGGGTCGTCGGCGCGGGCGGCATCGCCACCGTCGTCCGTACCGCGGCGGCCTGGGCCCAGCACCCCCACGGAGCCGCCACCGCCGCCGAGCCGTGGTCCACCGTGGAGCCGCACGCCGAGCGCCGCCCGCTGCCGAGGACGACGGGGCTCCCCCTCGACGGGGTGCGCGTCCTCGACCTGACCCGGGTGATCGCCGGCCCCACCTGCTCCCAGGTGCTCGCCTGCCTGGGGGCCGACGTGCTGCGCCTGGACCCCCCGCACCGCCCCGAGCTGATCGACCAGTACCTCTCCAACGGCATGGGGAAGCGCTCGGCCGAGGTCGACCTCGCCACCGCGGGCGCGGAGGTACGGCGGCTGCTGACCCGGGCCGACGTGGTCCTCCTCGGCTACCGCCCGGGGTCCCTGGCGCGGTTCGGGTTTGATCCCCGGTCGCTCCTCGAGCGCGACCCCACGCTGGTCGTCGGGTCGCTGTCGGCGTGGGGCGAGGAGGGCCCGTGGGGGCACCATCCCGGGTTCGACTCGATCGTGCAGGCCGCGTCCGGGATCGCCGATGCCTACGGCCGCGACGGCCGCCCCGGCGCGCTCCCCGTCCAGGCCCTCGACCACGCCACGGGCTACCTGCTGGCCGCCCGGGTCCTCACGCTGCTCGCCCGTGGCCGGGGCGGCCTCGTCCGGGCCAGCCTGCTCGGCGCCGCCCGCACCCTGCTCGACCTCCCGCGACCGGTCGCTGAGCCGGCCGAGCCGGTCGCGGACCTGCCGGTGCCGACGGTGACCGTCGACTCCCCGCACGGCCGGCTGACGGTGGTCCCGCCGCCGTTCCTCCTCGACGGCCGGACCGCCGGGCGCGCGGTCGGCGGTTACGGGGCGGCGCCGCTGTCCTGGGCCTGA